CCAGGATGCCGTCGGCCTGTCCCGGGCCGAGGTAGGCGCGCACAACGGCCGGCTCGGCGGCCACAGCGGCCCGTACCGCGCCGGTCACGGCCGGGTCGGCGAGCGGATCGGTCGTCGTGCGGCCCTCCGCGAGTGCCAGCAGCGCCGGGCCCGTCAGCTCGAACGGCACCGGCCCGGACATGTCCAGCACGATCGTGTCGGCCTTCTCGTGCACCGCGGCCTGCAGGGCCTGGTGCAGGGGGACGGCGACGGGGCGGGCCGCGGGGTCCCACCGGGCCAGCGAGTCGGTGGACGTGAAGGCGGGAAGGGCGGTACGGCCGCCGGCCTTCAGGGTCGGCACGGCCATCTCGCTGGTCTTCTCGCGGCGCAACCCGTTCTCGTCCTCCTCGACCTCCCCCAGGATCGCGACGACGGGGACAAGGAGCCGCGCCCCCTTCAGCGCCTCCAGGACGGGCCCCACGGCGGTGCGGTCCTCGGCCCAGGCGGCGAGCGCCGCACTCAGCCGGGGGTCGGCGCGGCCGTCGTCGTCGGAGAAGAGGGAGTCGGGAATGTTCTTGTTCGCCACGGTCACCGACCCTATCGGTGGGTCTCTGCTGCGCTTGTGCCGACCCCGAAACGCGACGGTCACCGGTCTCACGGGTTTTTCAGGTTTCCCTGACGCGCATCTAACTTTGGTCTGACGGCACGCACAGCACCGGCCCCGAGCATCGCGGGCATGGAGTCCCACAGAGCCCACCGTCGCCGC
The Streptomyces sp. CGMCC 4.7035 DNA segment above includes these coding regions:
- a CDS encoding SseB family protein, with protein sequence MANKNIPDSLFSDDDGRADPRLSAALAAWAEDRTAVGPVLEALKGARLLVPVVAILGEVEEDENGLRREKTSEMAVPTLKAGGRTALPAFTSTDSLARWDPAARPVAVPLHQALQAAVHEKADTIVLDMSGPVPFELTGPALLALAEGRTTTDPLADPAVTGAVRAAVAAEPAVVRAYLGPGQADGILAIVVDPAASPAETARAVAQHMAADETLRARLVRGLDLAVLPAGATPPGEPLFVRG